One genomic window of Carassius gibelio isolate Cgi1373 ecotype wild population from Czech Republic chromosome A10, carGib1.2-hapl.c, whole genome shotgun sequence includes the following:
- the LOC128021127 gene encoding synaptotagmin-like protein 2 isoform X1, producing the protein MIDLSYLTEEEQEMILAVLKRDAELKKLEEQRIKQLRKTERDRSRLKYLTGEWFYETKNHRHRDRIHGSDIIRASMREKKPVTILELSQRWSEKPSRAYGEKKDVYIPPELLGLIDDPSTQTHIERVDDELPEAQQDRQRPQIKPRKNPFNSVQSQRDEARLINGVKEADQTPAEEPFLPAENYTLHHTTLNTDHTDTHIVTQCKPCKDSSLDTASSYNGVKQVVTPAPKGILKHNISSHSSTVSLHLHIPISDDSSSSQSSAMISPVSPETPISPPLSPCSVHSASECLDRKQVRFSSVDGPIERVQGEHSVLEEDWSPMSDQDRSHITDNGYHEVYGEPQSSQVSNFHDSTEVTGKAIGLSAEGQTDKLTVEGGRSFSKVLEWFGRSSLDGKPKELPVKKEVNEEGPKDHKNPEAKSEDLVPPVVQPKNKPPSKPRRGLFALFSRAEKKDLCSEVQAFEKEEISQDKTESSEYNTSCTLRPKNYDILPQTSVSTNRKTAEILQEKTDKPICEDPPQKETFDQGEISPRILANLKSSWERGNSGPKILSIKTESENSKLNENYHNAVDRRLSDSSISPSKPKPNDPNPVDIESTICEISPVLPRKSSNDVEISAVSSHEDLKPSSLENNRVSEVLSSELQTLTTKMNGKLSPSALLKHKDKSLGNELQEESLSRDISDLKNEISTFKTTPSQQENKVSINFWELEKSGLRVTVGSPTCTANVKDPSPESSPKRSLVEHSELQFDIRSINPSSPERMSFNEAASTQKEKMEQTEEKQRSPNTVPLPDLQDIRGDSEDDSPVKAALERANARPISISKSLEDLSSTPLQERWKTDPRSDVRLSMENVSAVTSNTKTSFSDPEQVKMMSMSVPAFMQQEMACRNSDCASFYYDGLRTCNTPSNFSTCSEGASMSSVTGSVMSIYSGEFGHVEIKGTIQFAIHYVQKLGEFHIFVVQCKDLAVADVKRNRSDPYVKCYLLPDKAKYGKKKTCVRKKTLDPAYNEILRFKIPLETLKTQKLNTSVWHNDTFGRNMFLGEVELDLAEWDFSNTQMNEYLLKGRVQVPTSPKHSVGSVEMSAEIKVALRFVSQTSHNHKNKGNGEVQIWVKECKNLPITRGVAIDPFVKCAVLPDASRKSRQKTRVLKRTSNPVFNHTMVYEGFRQEDLKEACVELTVWDHDRLNNHFIGGIRLGLGKGKSYGTEVTWMDSNVAEAALWERMMQSPNEWVEDILPLRMMVMARMSR; encoded by the exons ATGATTGACCTGAGTTATCTGACAGAGGAAGAGCAAGAGATGATCCTGGCAGTGCTGAAGAGAGATGCAGAGCTTAAGAAGCTGGAAGAACAGAGGATCAA GCAGCTTCGTAAGACTGAGCGAGACAGAAGCAGGCTGAAGTACTTGACAGGGGAGTGGTTTTATGAGACAAAGaatcacagacacagagacaggatcCATGGCTCCGACATCATCAGAGCGTCCATGAGAGAGAAGAAACCCGTGACGATAT TGGAGCTCTCTCAGAGATGGTCGGAGAAACCCAGTCGTGCTTATGGTGAGAAGAAAGATGTGTACATCCCTCCAGAGCTTTTAGGACTCATTGATGATCCATCCACACAAACGCACATCGAGAG GGTGGATGATGAGTTGCCAGAAGCCCAACAGGACAGACAGAGACCTCAAATCAAG CCAAGGAAGAATCCATTCAATAGTGTGCAATCACAAAGAGATGAAGCCAGACTTATCAATGGAGTTAAGGAGGCTGACCAGACACCTGCTGAGG AACCTTTCCTTCCAGCTGAGAACTACACACTCCATCACACTACTCTAAACACAGACCACACTGACACCCATATAGTCACACAATGCAAACCTTGCAAGGACTCTTCCCTGGACACTGCCAGCAGTTACAATGGAGTCAAACAGGTCGTAACCCCTGCTCCCAAAGGCATCCTGAAGCACAACATCTCCAGCCATAGCTCTACTGTCTCCCTGCATCTCCACATTCCTATCAGTGATGACAGCAGCAGCAGTCAGTCGTCAGCTATGATCAGCCCTGTCAGTCCTGAAACTCCCATCAGCCCTCCTCTTTCCCCCTGCTCCGTGCACTCTGCGTCAGAGTGTTTAGATAGAAAACAGGTCCGCTTCTCCTCTGTCGATGGGCCCATAGAGAGAGTACAAGGAGAGCACAGTGTGCTGGAAGAAGACTGGAGTCCTATGTCGGACCAGGATAGAAGCCATATCACAGACAATG GTTACCATGAGGTTTATGGTGAGCCTCAGTCCTCCCAGGTGTCTAACTTCCACGACTCTACTGAAGTCACAGGTAAGGCCATTGGGTTAAGTGCAGAGGGCCAGACTGATAAGCTTACAGTGGAAGGGGGTCGTTCGTTTTCTAAGGTACTTGAATGGTTTGGGAGAAGTTCTCTAGATGGAAAGCCGAAGGAGTTGCCAGTTAAGAAAGAGGTTAACGAAGAGGGACCAAAAGATCATAAAAACCCAGAAGCCAAGTCGGAAGATTTAGTGCCTCCAGTTGTACAGCCAAAGAACAAGCCACCGTCAAAGCCACGTAGAGGGCTTTTTGCATTGTTTTCAAGAGCAGAGAAAAAAGACTTGTGTTCTGAAGTTCAAGCATTTGAGAAAGAAGAGATAAGTCAAGAtaaaacagaaagttcagaataTAATACATCTTGCACTTTGAGACCTAAAAATTATGATATACTTCCACAGACCTCTGTTTCTACAAACAGGAAAACTGCAGAAATACTGCAGGAAAAAACAGACAAACCAATATGCGAAGATCCTCCACAAAAAGAGACATTTGACCAAGGTGAAATATCACCGAGAATACTGGCCAACCTGAAGTCATCCTGGGAAAGGGGTAACAGTGGGCCTAAAATACTAAGCATCAAAACAGAAAGTGAGAACTCTAAGCTTAATGAGAATTATCACAATGCTGTGGACAGAAGATTGTCAGATTCAAGCATCAGCCCATCAAAACCCAAGCCCAATGATCCAAATCCAGTTGATATAGAATCTACAATTTGTGAGATTTCTCCAGTCTTACCTAGAAAATCATCCAATGATGTTGAAATATCAGCTGTATCCTCACATGAAGATTTGAAGCCTTCTAGTTTGGAGAACAATAGGGTCTCAGAAGTTTTAAGCAGCGAACTACAAACTCTCACAACAAAAATGAATGGCAAATTGTCACCCAGTGCATTGCTAAAACACAAAGATAAATCTCTGGGTAATGAGCTACAAGAAGAGTCACTCTCCAGGGACATATCTGACTTAAAAAATGAAATCTCCACCTTCAAAACGACCCCAAGTCAACAGGAGAATAAAGTCTCGATTAATTTTTGGGAGTTAGAAAAAAGTGGCCTTAGAGTAACTGTAGGCTCACCAACATGTACAGCTAACGTTAAAGATCCATCCCCAGAGTCATCTCCAAAACGTTCTTTAGTGGAACATTCTGAACTTCAGTTTGACATCAGATCAATCAACCCAAGTTCCCCAGAGAGAATGAGTTTCAATGAGGCTGCTTCGACACAAAAAGAGAAGATGGAACAGACCGAGGAAaaacagagaagtccaaataCAGTGCCATTACCAGACCTTCAAGATATCAGAG GGGACAGTGAGGATGACAGCCCTGTCAAAGCTGCCCTTGAGCGGGCCAATGCCAGACCCATCTCTATTTCCAAAAGTCTAGAGGACCTGTCATCCACACCTTTAC AAGAGAGATGGAAGACTGATCCGAGGAGTGACGTTAGACTGAGTATGGAAAatg TGTCTGCAGTCACTTCAAACACCAAAACATCTTTCTCCGACCCAGAACAGGTGAAGATGATGAGTATGTCTGTGCCTGCATTCATGCAACAAGAG ATGGCTTGCAGAAACAGTGACTGTGCCAGTTTCTACTATGACGGACTGAGAACATGCAACACTCCTTCTAATTTTAGCACTTGCTCTGAAGGGGCCTCCATGTCCTCT GTTACTGGTAGTGTAATGAGCATCTACAGTGGTGAGTTTGGTCATGTGGAAATCAAAGGAACAATCCAGTTCGCCATTCACTACGTGCAAAAACTGGGAGAGTTCCACATCTTTGTTGTGCAGTGCAAGGACCTCGCTGTGGCGGATGTTAAAAGGAACCGATCTGATCC GTATGTTAAGTGTTACTTGTTACCTGACAAAGCAAAATATGGAAAGAAGAAAACGTGTGTGAGGAAGAAGACTCTAGATCCAGCTTACAATGAAATCCTACGG TTTAAGATTCCATTGGAGACGTTGAAAACCCAGAAGCTGAACACCTCTGTGTGGCACAATGATACGTTCGGGCGTAACATGTTTCTTGGAGAAGTTGAGCTCGATTTGGCTGAATGGGATTTCAGTAATACTCAGATGAATGAATATTTACTCAAAGGAAGG GTTCAGGTTCCCACCAGCCCAAAACATTCTGTCGGCAGCGTGGAAATGAGTGCTGAGATTAAAGTCGCTCTGCGTTTTGTCTCACAGACTTCTCACA ATCACAAAAACAAGGGGAATGGTGAGGTGCAAATATGGGTGAAAGAATGCAAGAATCTGCCTATTACCAGAGGTGTTGCCATTGACCCCTTTGTGAAATG
- the LOC128021127 gene encoding synaptotagmin-like protein 2 isoform X3 — MIDLSYLTEEEQEMILAVLKRDAELKKLEEQRIKQLRKTERDRSRLKYLTGEWFYETKNHRHRDRIHGSDIIRASMREKKPVTILELSQRWSEKPSRAYGEKKDVYIPPELLGLIDDPSTQTHIERVDDELPEAQQDRQRPQIKPRKNPFNSVQSQRDEARLINGVKEADQTPAEEPFLPAENYTLHHTTLNTDHTDTHIVTQCKPCKDSSLDTASSYNGVKQVVTPAPKGILKHNISSHSSTVSLHLHIPISDDSSSSQSSAMISPVSPETPISPPLSPCSVHSASECLDRKQVRFSSVDGPIERVQGEHSVLEEDWSPMSDQDRSHITDNGYHEVYGEPQSSQVSNFHDSTEVTGKAIGLSAEGQTDKLTVEGGRSFSKVLEWFGRSSLDGKPKELPVKKEVNEEGPKDHKNPEAKSEDLVPPVVQPKNKPPSKPRRGLFALFSRAEKKDLCSEVQAFEKEEISQDKTESSEYNTSCTLRPKNYDILPQTSVSTNRKTAEILQEKTDKPICEDPPQKETFDQGEISPRILANLKSSWERGNSGPKILSIKTESENSKLNENYHNAVDRRLSDSSISPSKPKPNDPNPVDIESTICEISPVLPRKSSNDVEISAVSSHEDLKPSSLENNRVSEVLSSELQTLTTKMNGKLSPSALLKHKDKSLGNELQEESLSRDISDLKNEISTFKTTPSQQENKVSINFWELEKSGLRVTVGSPTCTANVKDPSPESSPKRSLVEHSELQFDIRSINPSSPERMSFNEAASTQKEKMEQTEEKQRSPNTVPLPDLQDIRGDSEDDSPVKAALERANARPISISKSLEDLSSTPLQERWKTDPRSDVRLSMENVSAVTSNTKTSFSDPEQVKMMSMSVPAFMQQEVTGSVMSIYSGEFGHVEIKGTIQFAIHYVQKLGEFHIFVVQCKDLAVADVKRNRSDPYVKCYLLPDKAKYGKKKTCVRKKTLDPAYNEILRFKIPLETLKTQKLNTSVWHNDTFGRNMFLGEVELDLAEWDFSNTQMNEYLLKGRVQVPTSPKHSVGSVEMSAEIKVALRFVSQTSHNHKNKGNGEVQIWVKECKNLPITRGVAIDPFVKCAVLPDASRKSRQKTRVLKRTSNPVFNHTMVYEGFRQEDLKEACVELTVWDHDRLNNHFIGGIRLGLGKGKSYGTEVTWMDSNVAEAALWERMMQSPNEWVEDILPLRMMVMARMSR, encoded by the exons ATGATTGACCTGAGTTATCTGACAGAGGAAGAGCAAGAGATGATCCTGGCAGTGCTGAAGAGAGATGCAGAGCTTAAGAAGCTGGAAGAACAGAGGATCAA GCAGCTTCGTAAGACTGAGCGAGACAGAAGCAGGCTGAAGTACTTGACAGGGGAGTGGTTTTATGAGACAAAGaatcacagacacagagacaggatcCATGGCTCCGACATCATCAGAGCGTCCATGAGAGAGAAGAAACCCGTGACGATAT TGGAGCTCTCTCAGAGATGGTCGGAGAAACCCAGTCGTGCTTATGGTGAGAAGAAAGATGTGTACATCCCTCCAGAGCTTTTAGGACTCATTGATGATCCATCCACACAAACGCACATCGAGAG GGTGGATGATGAGTTGCCAGAAGCCCAACAGGACAGACAGAGACCTCAAATCAAG CCAAGGAAGAATCCATTCAATAGTGTGCAATCACAAAGAGATGAAGCCAGACTTATCAATGGAGTTAAGGAGGCTGACCAGACACCTGCTGAGG AACCTTTCCTTCCAGCTGAGAACTACACACTCCATCACACTACTCTAAACACAGACCACACTGACACCCATATAGTCACACAATGCAAACCTTGCAAGGACTCTTCCCTGGACACTGCCAGCAGTTACAATGGAGTCAAACAGGTCGTAACCCCTGCTCCCAAAGGCATCCTGAAGCACAACATCTCCAGCCATAGCTCTACTGTCTCCCTGCATCTCCACATTCCTATCAGTGATGACAGCAGCAGCAGTCAGTCGTCAGCTATGATCAGCCCTGTCAGTCCTGAAACTCCCATCAGCCCTCCTCTTTCCCCCTGCTCCGTGCACTCTGCGTCAGAGTGTTTAGATAGAAAACAGGTCCGCTTCTCCTCTGTCGATGGGCCCATAGAGAGAGTACAAGGAGAGCACAGTGTGCTGGAAGAAGACTGGAGTCCTATGTCGGACCAGGATAGAAGCCATATCACAGACAATG GTTACCATGAGGTTTATGGTGAGCCTCAGTCCTCCCAGGTGTCTAACTTCCACGACTCTACTGAAGTCACAGGTAAGGCCATTGGGTTAAGTGCAGAGGGCCAGACTGATAAGCTTACAGTGGAAGGGGGTCGTTCGTTTTCTAAGGTACTTGAATGGTTTGGGAGAAGTTCTCTAGATGGAAAGCCGAAGGAGTTGCCAGTTAAGAAAGAGGTTAACGAAGAGGGACCAAAAGATCATAAAAACCCAGAAGCCAAGTCGGAAGATTTAGTGCCTCCAGTTGTACAGCCAAAGAACAAGCCACCGTCAAAGCCACGTAGAGGGCTTTTTGCATTGTTTTCAAGAGCAGAGAAAAAAGACTTGTGTTCTGAAGTTCAAGCATTTGAGAAAGAAGAGATAAGTCAAGAtaaaacagaaagttcagaataTAATACATCTTGCACTTTGAGACCTAAAAATTATGATATACTTCCACAGACCTCTGTTTCTACAAACAGGAAAACTGCAGAAATACTGCAGGAAAAAACAGACAAACCAATATGCGAAGATCCTCCACAAAAAGAGACATTTGACCAAGGTGAAATATCACCGAGAATACTGGCCAACCTGAAGTCATCCTGGGAAAGGGGTAACAGTGGGCCTAAAATACTAAGCATCAAAACAGAAAGTGAGAACTCTAAGCTTAATGAGAATTATCACAATGCTGTGGACAGAAGATTGTCAGATTCAAGCATCAGCCCATCAAAACCCAAGCCCAATGATCCAAATCCAGTTGATATAGAATCTACAATTTGTGAGATTTCTCCAGTCTTACCTAGAAAATCATCCAATGATGTTGAAATATCAGCTGTATCCTCACATGAAGATTTGAAGCCTTCTAGTTTGGAGAACAATAGGGTCTCAGAAGTTTTAAGCAGCGAACTACAAACTCTCACAACAAAAATGAATGGCAAATTGTCACCCAGTGCATTGCTAAAACACAAAGATAAATCTCTGGGTAATGAGCTACAAGAAGAGTCACTCTCCAGGGACATATCTGACTTAAAAAATGAAATCTCCACCTTCAAAACGACCCCAAGTCAACAGGAGAATAAAGTCTCGATTAATTTTTGGGAGTTAGAAAAAAGTGGCCTTAGAGTAACTGTAGGCTCACCAACATGTACAGCTAACGTTAAAGATCCATCCCCAGAGTCATCTCCAAAACGTTCTTTAGTGGAACATTCTGAACTTCAGTTTGACATCAGATCAATCAACCCAAGTTCCCCAGAGAGAATGAGTTTCAATGAGGCTGCTTCGACACAAAAAGAGAAGATGGAACAGACCGAGGAAaaacagagaagtccaaataCAGTGCCATTACCAGACCTTCAAGATATCAGAG GGGACAGTGAGGATGACAGCCCTGTCAAAGCTGCCCTTGAGCGGGCCAATGCCAGACCCATCTCTATTTCCAAAAGTCTAGAGGACCTGTCATCCACACCTTTAC AAGAGAGATGGAAGACTGATCCGAGGAGTGACGTTAGACTGAGTATGGAAAatg TGTCTGCAGTCACTTCAAACACCAAAACATCTTTCTCCGACCCAGAACAGGTGAAGATGATGAGTATGTCTGTGCCTGCATTCATGCAACAAGAG GTTACTGGTAGTGTAATGAGCATCTACAGTGGTGAGTTTGGTCATGTGGAAATCAAAGGAACAATCCAGTTCGCCATTCACTACGTGCAAAAACTGGGAGAGTTCCACATCTTTGTTGTGCAGTGCAAGGACCTCGCTGTGGCGGATGTTAAAAGGAACCGATCTGATCC GTATGTTAAGTGTTACTTGTTACCTGACAAAGCAAAATATGGAAAGAAGAAAACGTGTGTGAGGAAGAAGACTCTAGATCCAGCTTACAATGAAATCCTACGG TTTAAGATTCCATTGGAGACGTTGAAAACCCAGAAGCTGAACACCTCTGTGTGGCACAATGATACGTTCGGGCGTAACATGTTTCTTGGAGAAGTTGAGCTCGATTTGGCTGAATGGGATTTCAGTAATACTCAGATGAATGAATATTTACTCAAAGGAAGG GTTCAGGTTCCCACCAGCCCAAAACATTCTGTCGGCAGCGTGGAAATGAGTGCTGAGATTAAAGTCGCTCTGCGTTTTGTCTCACAGACTTCTCACA ATCACAAAAACAAGGGGAATGGTGAGGTGCAAATATGGGTGAAAGAATGCAAGAATCTGCCTATTACCAGAGGTGTTGCCATTGACCCCTTTGTGAAATG
- the LOC128021127 gene encoding synaptotagmin-like protein 2 isoform X2 yields the protein MIDLSYLTEEEQEMILAVLKRDAELKKLEEQRIKQLRKTERDRSRLKYLTGEWFYETKNHRHRDRIHGSDIIRASMREKKPVTILELSQRWSEKPSRAYGEKKDVYIPPELLGLIDDPSTQTHIERVDDELPEAQQDRQRPQIKPRKNPFNSVQSQRDEARLINGVKEADQTPAEEPFLPAENYTLHHTTLNTDHTDTHIVTQCKPCKDSSLDTASSYNGVKQVVTPAPKGILKHNISSHSSTVSLHLHIPISDDSSSSQSSAMISPVSPETPISPPLSPCSVHSASECLDRKQVRFSSVDGPIERVQGEHSVLEEDWSPMSDQDRSHITDNGYHEVYGEPQSSQVSNFHDSTEVTGKAIGLSAEGQTDKLTVEGGRSFSKVLEWFGRSSLDGKPKELPVKKEVNEEGPKDHKNPEAKSEDLVPPVVQPKNKPPSKPRRGLFALFSRAEKKDLCSEVQAFEKEEISQDKTESSEYNTSCTLRPKNYDILPQTSVSTNRKTAEILQEKTDKPICEDPPQKETFDQGEISPRILANLKSSWERGNSGPKILSIKTESENSKLNENYHNAVDRRLSDSSISPSKPKPNDPNPVDIESTICEISPVLPRKSSNDVEISAVSSHEDLKPSSLENNRVSEVLSSELQTLTTKMNGKLSPSALLKHKDKSLGNELQEESLSRDISDLKNEISTFKTTPSQQENKVSINFWELEKSGLRVTVGSPTCTANVKDPSPESSPKRSLVEHSELQFDIRSINPSSPERMSFNEAASTQKEKMEQTEEKQRSPNTVPLPDLQDIRGDSEDDSPVKAALERANARPISISKSLEDLSSTPLQERWKTDPRSDVRLSMENVSAVTSNTKTSFSDPEQMACRNSDCASFYYDGLRTCNTPSNFSTCSEGASMSSVTGSVMSIYSGEFGHVEIKGTIQFAIHYVQKLGEFHIFVVQCKDLAVADVKRNRSDPYVKCYLLPDKAKYGKKKTCVRKKTLDPAYNEILRFKIPLETLKTQKLNTSVWHNDTFGRNMFLGEVELDLAEWDFSNTQMNEYLLKGRVQVPTSPKHSVGSVEMSAEIKVALRFVSQTSHNHKNKGNGEVQIWVKECKNLPITRGVAIDPFVKCAVLPDASRKSRQKTRVLKRTSNPVFNHTMVYEGFRQEDLKEACVELTVWDHDRLNNHFIGGIRLGLGKGKSYGTEVTWMDSNVAEAALWERMMQSPNEWVEDILPLRMMVMARMSR from the exons ATGATTGACCTGAGTTATCTGACAGAGGAAGAGCAAGAGATGATCCTGGCAGTGCTGAAGAGAGATGCAGAGCTTAAGAAGCTGGAAGAACAGAGGATCAA GCAGCTTCGTAAGACTGAGCGAGACAGAAGCAGGCTGAAGTACTTGACAGGGGAGTGGTTTTATGAGACAAAGaatcacagacacagagacaggatcCATGGCTCCGACATCATCAGAGCGTCCATGAGAGAGAAGAAACCCGTGACGATAT TGGAGCTCTCTCAGAGATGGTCGGAGAAACCCAGTCGTGCTTATGGTGAGAAGAAAGATGTGTACATCCCTCCAGAGCTTTTAGGACTCATTGATGATCCATCCACACAAACGCACATCGAGAG GGTGGATGATGAGTTGCCAGAAGCCCAACAGGACAGACAGAGACCTCAAATCAAG CCAAGGAAGAATCCATTCAATAGTGTGCAATCACAAAGAGATGAAGCCAGACTTATCAATGGAGTTAAGGAGGCTGACCAGACACCTGCTGAGG AACCTTTCCTTCCAGCTGAGAACTACACACTCCATCACACTACTCTAAACACAGACCACACTGACACCCATATAGTCACACAATGCAAACCTTGCAAGGACTCTTCCCTGGACACTGCCAGCAGTTACAATGGAGTCAAACAGGTCGTAACCCCTGCTCCCAAAGGCATCCTGAAGCACAACATCTCCAGCCATAGCTCTACTGTCTCCCTGCATCTCCACATTCCTATCAGTGATGACAGCAGCAGCAGTCAGTCGTCAGCTATGATCAGCCCTGTCAGTCCTGAAACTCCCATCAGCCCTCCTCTTTCCCCCTGCTCCGTGCACTCTGCGTCAGAGTGTTTAGATAGAAAACAGGTCCGCTTCTCCTCTGTCGATGGGCCCATAGAGAGAGTACAAGGAGAGCACAGTGTGCTGGAAGAAGACTGGAGTCCTATGTCGGACCAGGATAGAAGCCATATCACAGACAATG GTTACCATGAGGTTTATGGTGAGCCTCAGTCCTCCCAGGTGTCTAACTTCCACGACTCTACTGAAGTCACAGGTAAGGCCATTGGGTTAAGTGCAGAGGGCCAGACTGATAAGCTTACAGTGGAAGGGGGTCGTTCGTTTTCTAAGGTACTTGAATGGTTTGGGAGAAGTTCTCTAGATGGAAAGCCGAAGGAGTTGCCAGTTAAGAAAGAGGTTAACGAAGAGGGACCAAAAGATCATAAAAACCCAGAAGCCAAGTCGGAAGATTTAGTGCCTCCAGTTGTACAGCCAAAGAACAAGCCACCGTCAAAGCCACGTAGAGGGCTTTTTGCATTGTTTTCAAGAGCAGAGAAAAAAGACTTGTGTTCTGAAGTTCAAGCATTTGAGAAAGAAGAGATAAGTCAAGAtaaaacagaaagttcagaataTAATACATCTTGCACTTTGAGACCTAAAAATTATGATATACTTCCACAGACCTCTGTTTCTACAAACAGGAAAACTGCAGAAATACTGCAGGAAAAAACAGACAAACCAATATGCGAAGATCCTCCACAAAAAGAGACATTTGACCAAGGTGAAATATCACCGAGAATACTGGCCAACCTGAAGTCATCCTGGGAAAGGGGTAACAGTGGGCCTAAAATACTAAGCATCAAAACAGAAAGTGAGAACTCTAAGCTTAATGAGAATTATCACAATGCTGTGGACAGAAGATTGTCAGATTCAAGCATCAGCCCATCAAAACCCAAGCCCAATGATCCAAATCCAGTTGATATAGAATCTACAATTTGTGAGATTTCTCCAGTCTTACCTAGAAAATCATCCAATGATGTTGAAATATCAGCTGTATCCTCACATGAAGATTTGAAGCCTTCTAGTTTGGAGAACAATAGGGTCTCAGAAGTTTTAAGCAGCGAACTACAAACTCTCACAACAAAAATGAATGGCAAATTGTCACCCAGTGCATTGCTAAAACACAAAGATAAATCTCTGGGTAATGAGCTACAAGAAGAGTCACTCTCCAGGGACATATCTGACTTAAAAAATGAAATCTCCACCTTCAAAACGACCCCAAGTCAACAGGAGAATAAAGTCTCGATTAATTTTTGGGAGTTAGAAAAAAGTGGCCTTAGAGTAACTGTAGGCTCACCAACATGTACAGCTAACGTTAAAGATCCATCCCCAGAGTCATCTCCAAAACGTTCTTTAGTGGAACATTCTGAACTTCAGTTTGACATCAGATCAATCAACCCAAGTTCCCCAGAGAGAATGAGTTTCAATGAGGCTGCTTCGACACAAAAAGAGAAGATGGAACAGACCGAGGAAaaacagagaagtccaaataCAGTGCCATTACCAGACCTTCAAGATATCAGAG GGGACAGTGAGGATGACAGCCCTGTCAAAGCTGCCCTTGAGCGGGCCAATGCCAGACCCATCTCTATTTCCAAAAGTCTAGAGGACCTGTCATCCACACCTTTAC AAGAGAGATGGAAGACTGATCCGAGGAGTGACGTTAGACTGAGTATGGAAAatg TGTCTGCAGTCACTTCAAACACCAAAACATCTTTCTCCGACCCAGAACAG ATGGCTTGCAGAAACAGTGACTGTGCCAGTTTCTACTATGACGGACTGAGAACATGCAACACTCCTTCTAATTTTAGCACTTGCTCTGAAGGGGCCTCCATGTCCTCT GTTACTGGTAGTGTAATGAGCATCTACAGTGGTGAGTTTGGTCATGTGGAAATCAAAGGAACAATCCAGTTCGCCATTCACTACGTGCAAAAACTGGGAGAGTTCCACATCTTTGTTGTGCAGTGCAAGGACCTCGCTGTGGCGGATGTTAAAAGGAACCGATCTGATCC GTATGTTAAGTGTTACTTGTTACCTGACAAAGCAAAATATGGAAAGAAGAAAACGTGTGTGAGGAAGAAGACTCTAGATCCAGCTTACAATGAAATCCTACGG TTTAAGATTCCATTGGAGACGTTGAAAACCCAGAAGCTGAACACCTCTGTGTGGCACAATGATACGTTCGGGCGTAACATGTTTCTTGGAGAAGTTGAGCTCGATTTGGCTGAATGGGATTTCAGTAATACTCAGATGAATGAATATTTACTCAAAGGAAGG GTTCAGGTTCCCACCAGCCCAAAACATTCTGTCGGCAGCGTGGAAATGAGTGCTGAGATTAAAGTCGCTCTGCGTTTTGTCTCACAGACTTCTCACA ATCACAAAAACAAGGGGAATGGTGAGGTGCAAATATGGGTGAAAGAATGCAAGAATCTGCCTATTACCAGAGGTGTTGCCATTGACCCCTTTGTGAAATG